The Lycium barbarum isolate Lr01 chromosome 11, ASM1917538v2, whole genome shotgun sequence genome contains the following window.
CCACATTCACCTATTCCATTGAAAATAATGTACTTCTTTTAGGATTAAAACATGAAAATATATAACTCTTATTAAATATTTGAGTTCTAATTGCACATTAGCAGTCTACCTAACTCCCCTCTCCAACATTACCTTTGGGTTATCTATGAATTCTCTCATTCACCTCTTACATTGTTCTATATAttgaacataaaaaaaaaaaatcaaggctGAAAAGAACTTTTCGGGTACCTTTATCTTGATTTGCTAAAGCTTGTGTTTTTCTCCTTTTGATGAATTTAAGCTAAGAGTCAATTTTACTTTACCCCCTTATTATTTAAGCGTTGGAAAAAATAGTACCTCCTCCACATTGTTAAATGAGAACGATAACCCGACCGCTTATGCAATATTTTCCGGTGAGACTTTTCATTTTTTGAATAAAGATattttttctagaaaaatataaaaatatataactCTTATTTATTAGATTTAAGTTGTCCATACATTTGCATAACATAAGCACTCAAATAAGATGTCGATCGATTTCATGTAACCAAGGCATTTCATCCATAACCCTCAAAGAGTtgcttatataaatataactAGTTAATTTTCTCGTGCTTCGTACGGTCATGAATGACGTCATTGAATTGCGAATGATCCTTCTCCAATATTTGAACATTAAAAATAACAAACGCCAAattgttataaaaaataaaaatatagaaaATATTTCAACTAAAGTTAATATTAAAAATAACAAAAGGCATATTCTCGCAAAAATCATATATGTTGAAGATATTCCAACTTGATAATGAATGATATAAAAGTATTACTCTTTAATCAAttcccccctcccccacccctccTCCCCCCATATATTTGTATACATAAGAAGAATGAATTATTCGTCTTCGCGGCACATTTTATACACCTTCAACAAATTTATGAAATGATCTTCCCGAAATTTAGCAGAAAAATGAGAGATTAAATTATTATAATACCAAAAACGAAACAAAAACTAATATATAagtaatatacataaaaaaatctaGAAAAAATGCTTAAGACAGAAAATCAGATATAGATTAAGGCATTAATTACATTTGTACTTACTCAATGGTGGAGTCCTTGAGGAGAAAATATGTAACAGTTATTTTGCCTATTAGTcctaaaaaaatattataaatatcAATCGATCTCACTTGTATTGTGCACAACATACTTCTTAAAGCCATTGAAACGATAGTGTCAAGTCTTCATTTCAGAATTTACATTGTGTTGAGACACATTCCTTGAATTTTATTCCAACTTTGGAGTTACTACGCTTAAATTCTTCATAAACACATTGAATAATAATTTTCAATTAATCAACCTTGAGCAGCTACATGTGAAAACGTAAGCGCATTCTTCAAATGCTTATTATAGTATCAAAAATTCTCCCCAATTCATcatgctttttttttctttaccaTAATttcaactttaaaaaaaaaatacgctCTCTCAACAGCAAtcaaattgtaattttttttctttaatcaGATATGAATTATTCAAGCGtcttaatttaataaaataaatcgGGCCTTGAGCTAATTAAGTTGAAAAAAGGAAAATCTATGTGGCTTGACAAACACTAAAAGGTAATTATATCTAGTAGCTATAGTTTGACTTAGTTACTTCCCATAGCTAACACTTGTACGTTAATGACAATTATTAACTATAAAGTAAaatacagtaaaaaaaaaaaaggaaatattcGGTGTATCCCCAATTCAGCCATTCTCTCACATctggtctctctctctctctctctctctctctctccatttcCACTCTCTCTCACTCTGGCAAGAAATTGTCGCGCTTTTACGGTGTATTTCTGGCCAGATCAGTCGCGGGCGACTCAGATCGGAGCAAAAATATTTGATCGACCACCACCAATCAACTCTCTTGGCTTTCAAGCTCCGGCGCCATCAGATCTGAGCATATGCCGACAGACCAGACATTTAGGGATCTGTCCTCATCAATAATATTCCAATCTTTGCTGGTGGAGAAAATCGGCTTAACCGTCATTAGTGACGGAGCATGTATTTTTGAGTGTGATGTATTTTGAGTTTCTGGCAACTGTGATGTATTTCGAGTGGTCGTTGTATTTGAGTGAGTAACGCCGGCGACCTTTGCCgctgtattttattttttatatttcgatgtattcttcattttttaaatataaatataatgtaTTTTTTGTATTATCATCGTATTTCTATATTTTGAAGTAGATTTTTCCAGCAAATTCTTGTatcttttttaattttaattgttttGAATACAACTGAATTTGAATACAGTCTAATATCCATGTATTTTTTGGATTTTTGTTGTTTGAATACAATTGAATTCAATAGAGTAAATTGAATACATTGTGAAAGTGCTACATATGAATACAATGGATTAAATATAACTAAATATCcttgtatttttaaaagaaaaaaaaattattattcgAATACAGCCGAATTGAATAcaatgaattaaacaaaaattTCACTGCACTTTATTCATAATACACGCGAACTAAATACATGCCCACAATGAAATACAACCGGCAAGCTAAGTAAAAGTAGCTACTAAATGTAAATATTGAAAGTGTAGCTACGTCCACTGATTTACTACCAAACTATGGTCCTTTTTTGAAAGTTGCCCTTGAAAAAATGAGTAGATAAATCTCTAGGTGTAAATTTCAATAACTAGTTATAAGAGGGTGCAGATCAACTATCATTTAAGAAGAAACTTTAAAAAAATGCAATAACAAACAAATTAGGAACTTAATTATTGATTCAGATTTAGGGTTGGACATATCGAAATGGGCAGAAGTTGCCCTAGCCCTAGAAGCAATCATATGAATGATATCCCTTTACATATGTACCCTAAAATCAGACACATCGTTATCATTcaaatcaagaaaatcaagaaacagtACAGGTTTTCCCGTAAATCTCACTAAAAAACAGCTCCTTTTTCACAAGTGTGTGCTTCTCAAATGATTCCCAATGCAACTTCCAGGAAGGAGAATTTTATAAGCCAACAATTATACAACCTCCACACATTAATTTCTCTCATTTTTTctataaatacacacacacatcaACCCGTACCCTTACTTTTTAACTTACTCCTAAATCCATTCTTTCTTTAGTGGCAAAAAATGGCTCACGAAAACCCTTTTGGTTTCGACGATTATTTTCCCTCGATGATGCAGAGATTAGGCGCCGAAGGGTTCATGAGGGAACTTTGTAATGGATTCTGCTTGCTTATGGATGTGAGTATAGGGCTAATTACATATGAGAGTTTGAAGAGGAACACTATGAATCTTGGTTTAAATGATTTAAGAGATGATGAGTTAATTTGCATGTTGGCTGAAGGAGATTTGGATGGTGATGGAGCACTTAATCAGATGGAATTTTGTATTCTCATGTTTAGATTGAGTCCTGGTTTAATGGATGGATCTAAGCAGTACATGGACGATTTGGGGCTCATTGATTTCCAACCCTAGTTTCTAATTTTCTATGTTTCTCTGTGTGTCTGATTGGTATATCTTGTACTATTATCATGAGAGATATCTTATGCCAAATAAATAATTCTCCATGTATATCTATCTACGTACGTATTTGGAAGGAGTGATAATTTAGTTATCATACTACATCAGGTACTTCTATTTCATTATGTTAATGTTATCTTATGTTATTGTGTTTTTCAGTAAAATAATGTTTGAAATTTGTGACCATCTCATTTAATAACTTATATTATGAGAAGGATCGtcatttatttacttaattatgtcttGAACAAATAGTGAAGGATACTCCATTAATAATCGGGAAAAAACAGATGGAAGGGGATATGTATATGTCGTATAGAAAATGCAGAAATATTTAGCCAAAATTGAATGCTGAAAGAATGGAAAAACAGCTTATTTCTTAATTTTAATCTTTTTTCTTtgggctggggggggggggggggggggagtgaggGCTGATACTATATAAGGTAGTCTACTTCATGAAGTTTCTCTTCTACTTTTGTTGTTCACTAAAATAGTGAAGGATAATCTATTAAATGAAAAAGAGATGAAGGGAATCTGTTATATGCATGTTGTTAGGTCGACTAGAAGGTGCGAAAACATCTAATTTGCTGAAAACTAATTAATTTGTTGTCTATGCTCATAGTCAAGTTTTTCGGATCTGGCTCATCTTCAGTACATGTTGCCTCCAGTTGGTCCAGTGCATAGGTAAGATTGTGACACCTAGACATTTTTAAATCTAATGACCAACACTTATTTAACTAAAGCAACCCCTCAAACCATGGTTAAACTCCCTAATTACTATCTGATTTATCCTTCCATATTTGCAGCATCAAAAAGGGCCAAAATCTTGCTAAACAAAACAAGCATATGAAACAATAGCTGGAAAATCTTTTGGCTGAAAGTGAATAAATTATTGCAATGATACGTTCAGTTTCTTTAAATAAAGTTTTTGCAGGGAGTTTATAAGGGGATTGCTTTCTTTCACATGCTCCATTAATTTAGGTTAACTATACAAAAAATCCACATTATTATATAGCTAGTTACCTTTCACAAAAAATAAAGGAATTCTAAACATAATAGTTGAAAATAAAGTGTCAACCAAGACCTGACTATAAGAAGTAGCTTAAAGCATACACCTGAGCTTCCCGGCTGCTTTTGATTTAGTTTAATCGGTCCGTAGTTTAATTTTTAAACGCCAATCGTGTAAAAGAACATTTACACTATATCATgtcactcaaaaaaaaaaaaatccgaaattttTATTCTGAAAATAAAGCAGGTTATTTGCTGCAAGTAGACAAAAACTTGATAAATGTAAATTTCTTTTACGTTATCGATGTACATATATTAGTTAAACCCGATTGGAGATATTTTCATAGGTTAATTTCTCGGTGATAGAAATATAAAAGAAAGTTATAATTCAGGTAAATAGCAAAGAATATAAAGAAATGGATTAACATGTCTTCACTGGATCTTCAGTTGGTGGCTAAATTAGCTTATCACTGGACTTATGTTTCTTGCTGATTGTTCCGTTTCTCCATGATTTTCATGATAAGACAATATTTTTTTCAACCAAAATATGTTCCAGCTATTGTTTCGGATGCTTGTTTATTTTAGCAAGATTTTCGCCCTTTTTTATGCTGCATATGGAAGGATAAATCAGATAGTAATTAGGGAGTTTAACCATGATTTGACGGGTTGCTTTAGTTAAATAAGTGCTAGCCATTAAATTTAAAAATGTCCAGATGTCAGTCTTACCTATGCACTAGACCAACTGGAGACAACATGTACCGGAGATGAGCCTCATCCAAGTTTTTCTAGGATGAGCTGGGGCACATAAGTACAATTTTATAGCACTTCATTAGAAAACCCTAAATCCATGACACATTTTCTACTTTTGGACTTGGAGGTAATGATGAATAATACCATAAGAAGGCCTTTGCAATGattgttaattatatatatatatatatatatatatatatatatatatatatataaaagggaaAGTGAGTAGGGGGGGAAAACAAAATCTGCTATAAGTTCATCTTCTATCAACGTCCTTGAGAAATACTAATGATTGTACCTATGGTTAAAAATCACTTCATGTTAATCTATAGAAGTTGTTCATATAAATTATAGTAGGTGACGTGAAGCCAAAATGTCTCCCAAAACTGCATGCACTTGCAGTTGAATAATGACATTATATAACTAAAGAACAAGGCATATATTTATTGCAGTACTAACAAACGAAGCTTCTGTTTTTTAAGCATCTTCTCACGTTTGTTTCAGAAAGCATGTTTTTGGAGAATTTATCAGGAAAGAATATTCTTATCTGAATAGTTTCACTTGCTCTTGAATAATGCCGGTATATGACCAAGATATTTGGATAATATTGCCTCTATTTCATTTTTGTGGGCTATTTCTTTTTTCAATTGATCTGTTCCGAAAAGAATGACCTCTTTATAAATTTGAAAATATTACATGtcttattttatccttaatgacaAAGTTTTGTAGTCACTAAAATATTATAATAGCATATTTAAGACCAAAAGCTTCAAAAAAGTTGCAGCCACACAAATGTCAAAACATGTTTAAAACTACGAGTTTCAAAAGTCTTACTTCCTTTTTAAAACTCAATGCTCAGTCAAATAGGTTCATACAAATTGAAACTAAGGAGTATTAGATATTCTTCATAGATTTTAAGTTTTGTCATTGAAGGAAACAAAAATACTCAAAGGACTAATATAAGCACACGTGAAAGACTCAACAATGGCTATATAGAAAAAATTTATCAAACTAAAGAAAAAAGGTAGAAGGTTttacttaataactcaaaactcttGAATACTAGAAACCAAAATATTTGACATagcatccctatttataatactaGAAATCAAAATAGACTAGGACTAGGAAAACCTATTTcaatatgaatttgataaataaatcctaactagacatgaattaaataaattaaatcCTAAACAACTTAGATTTTCTACTCTTGATTTACTTCCTACGGTCATTAAAGTGTACAAGTTCATCTGACTGAATGTACAAACATGTGAGAATTGTTTATGCAATATTAGAGTGAGACCTTGTTATGTTAAGCAAAATATCAAGCGATAAAGAGTCGCAACACAAGTTGACCAAAATAGGAAGATAGCGCAATGAGAAGGACCAAATTAGGAGGTTTTATTGGTTTCAAcattactactattaagaagcacgGGTTGgggctcctttttcgtcgtccgttgtagGCCCCCATAAAAAGGGCTCCTTTTTCGTTGTTGTGGGGCCccccatgaaaaaaaaaattggctccatattaaacagcccataattaaaaaaaaatgtaaaaaaaataaattgtgggccccatatatattaaacaataactaatattaaaaaaaaatgtgagcccgatattaaacaccaatcagtattaaaaaaaaaaaaaactggaacccaccacatccaaactcacgggaaaaaaaaaatggaccccatattaacaaaattaaacaatattaaaaaaaagtgaatcccatattaaaaaaataaacaatgttaaaaaaaatgtgggccccatataaacaccatgcgtattcgtagcaaacactaatataataaagttttaaatacggagcacaaactacaatgttatattaattgtattttgaacatagtttcccatattgacaaaatcaagcaatatatataaaaaaaaaaaaaaaaaaaaaaaaaaagtgaatcccatattaaaaaaataaacaatgtcaaaaaaaaaagtgcaaactttgtattcttagcaaacactaatataataaagttttagatacggaacacaaattacaatgttatatatatatatatatatatatatatatatatatatatatatatatatatattatatgcataaaaatagtgcaaattaataatgtccaaaagggtgggcccatactaaacaacaccaagcaatataaaaaataaaaataaaaaaagaagaaactatataaagcatgggtttagacccatgcttcatcgtccgttgtcccttaaaaaaaaagggtgagccccatactaaataacaccgagcaataaaaaaaaggaagaaaaaaaagtggaactcatcacatccaaactcacgggaaaaaaaaagtggaccctatattaacagaatcaagcaatattaaaaaaaaagtgaatctcatattaataaaacaaacaatgttaataaacaaatgcttagaaaatcaaacaattaaatcaataatgatggactcattgccacatgcgtatcaacccattagtgagagcaaatgaaattattgtacagtaacatacttaaaataatcatatattaaaataagatagaatttaattactttttcattttttccttactctaataaatgtgaaaaaaattgtgggccccacatTAAAcatcatgcgtattcgtagcaaacactaatataataaagttttaaatacggagcataaactgcaatgttatattaatcgtgtttcactaatataataaagttttagatacggagcacaaattacaatgttatatcaatcgtgttttgaacataatatatatatatatatatatatatatatatatatatatatatatatatatatatatatatatatatattatatgcataaaaatagtgcaaactaataaggTCCAAAAGGATGGGCCTcatactaaaaaatcaaacaatattcatgtaattcccaaagtatccccatcaagtcaataatagtggattcattggcacatgcatattaacccattagtgagagcaaatgaaattattgcacaacaaaaaacatggacctcatattattacttttcttcaaaatatttaattactgtatttgctattccaccatgtcatttatttattatatttactaaaataaatatacttaaaatatatatatttaaaaaataagatacaatttaattacttttttatttttattcttactctaataaatgtgaaaagagattaacatcaaaagtattaataaattttcttaGCAAatacgaataaaataaagttttagatatggagcacaaactacaatattatattaatcgtattttgaacatagtatatatatatatatatatatatatatatatatatatatatatatatatatatatattattattattattattattattattatttaaacatAACTACATATACaaagatacactataatccgaagtgttgggcccgtgcgcagcaagagcataggccatctagtaaaTTTATAATTCGATCCCTTTTGACCTTTTTCATCCTAATCACTTTAATTAAAACGAAAACCACCAATCATGGCAAGGTATTAATCCTAATAAATAACTCTGCTCCTAATAGAATCCTCAAAAGTTTTACGCTTAATGTtggcactacaagaaagtatagaaatgacaataaaaaatttaatatttggcaacaacttagttttattgttggcaaatgaacttttttgttgtcaaaaaatttaattttgttgccatagtattggttattattgcaaaaagtacttttggtaacaacaaaaaaaattgttacacgttgttgcaataacagccgttgggaaaagtctatgcaacaaaaaaaaactcttttgttaccaaaaatactttttgcaataataatcaatctatgacaacaaaaaaaaaatattgccaaatatattttttcttgtgcTTTTTATATTTGCACTTGTGACTGACAATGTGAGAAAGCTCTCATAGGAGTTCTTTCTTAAATTTGATTCATGTTTTGAGCGAAAAGAATTTCAAATATCAATAGCTCGACTTTTGCTTCTTTTTCATAGCTGAGTGAAGGGTATTATCGAACTTGTAAACTGCTGAGTTTAGAAATCAATTAATGCAAACTGGACTGAATTTGAAATAATGTTATCTGTAGTAAGAGAACAAAGAAAAGCATGTGTAGAATTACCATCCAAGACACTAAAAAAGTTACAGACTGATAGATACAAATGTCATTGTCTTGAAACCCTTTGTATTCTTTTTCATTCAACATCCACTCTCATATCGACAAGTGTATTTGTCGTTTTTAAGGGTCAGTTTGTGGGCTTGTGAAGTACATATTGTACTTCAAAAACCCAATTGCTTATACATATATTGCCCCTGATATGATATCGAAATTGACTCTTctagtttgaattttttttttcatttttctacaAAAATTATATTGCTGATTCGGATTTTAAATGATTGTAGTGCTGCTGCTTGCTGTAATTGTGAACGATAATTAGTAGAAAGATTTTGAAGAACATGAAACATTACTTTCTTTTATGAGTTCTTTAATGTTAAGGGGCTACCATGAGAATAATTCAACTAATTAAGATTATATCTGACCTTTTGATTGTATTATTGATCTCACACATGCAATGCGATCTAATTACATTTAGATTTGTTTCAGAGTGGGTCCTTTTCACTTTATTCAACTTTAGACGTATTCTTTGCTTGGGCAAACATGATGTAAAAGACTAATCACGTAGGCGCAAGTGCTATGTTAAATAGTTCAAACTTCAAACCATTTGAATCCAGAGGAGTTGCTACTTGGATTAATAAAGTATATAATTAGAGTAGGGTCATTGGCACAAAAGCCCTTATTTTGGGCTAGagtttaatttttgcccctcctATCTTATTGTTTTAATTTGTACCTTCACTCATTTGAGTTAATGAGTTTGGTCATCAATTtttcatggtttgaaaccatggtttgaatccaaatcatccaaaaagcatGATTTGaggtttgaaatcatggtttcaactttttaaaatataaaatttaacccataagttaatattttgtaaaaaaaggaTCCATAAGttgataaatatttttaataattacccccatcaatcatttaccaatctcatt
Protein-coding sequences here:
- the LOC132617487 gene encoding calcium-binding protein KRP1-like, which translates into the protein MAHENPFGFDDYFPSMMQRLGAEGFMRELCNGFCLLMDVSIGLITYESLKRNTMNLGLNDLRDDELICMLAEGDLDGDGALNQMEFCILMFRLSPGLMDGSKQYMDDLGLIDFQP